Proteins co-encoded in one Actinobacillus succinogenes 130Z genomic window:
- the purF gene encoding amidophosphoribosyltransferase produces MCGIVGIVSQTPVNQSIYDALMVLQHRGQDAAGIVTADENRCFHLRKANGLVTDVFQQVHMERLRGNAGLGHVRYPTAGSSSEFEAQPFYVNSPYGVTLVHNGNLTNSEELKEKLFKVARRHVNTKSDSEALLNILAYHIDQTDKYHLAPEDIFTALRLTNKDIRGAYACVAMIIGHGLVAFRDPHGIRPLVLGKREDNGKTDYMFASESVALDTAGFEFVRDIAPGEAVYVTFEGEIYSEICAQDPKLCPCIFEYVYFARPDSTIDGVSVYAARVHMGERLGQKIAREWAGEQIDVVIPVPETSNDIALRIAHVLGVPYRQGFVKNRYVGRTFIMPGQTQRVSAVRRKLNTIAAEFKGKNVLLVDDSIVRGTTSEQIVDMARAAGADKIYFASAAPEIRYPNVYGIDMPTKHELIAYGRTTEEIAALIGVDRLIFQDLSSLEISIQQENPHIREFDTSVFTGTYVTGDITLEYLDEVADQRNDKAKK; encoded by the coding sequence ATGTGCGGTATTGTCGGGATTGTTAGTCAAACCCCAGTAAATCAATCAATTTATGATGCCTTAATGGTGCTGCAGCATCGCGGACAGGATGCGGCGGGAATTGTGACGGCGGATGAAAACCGCTGTTTCCATTTACGTAAAGCAAACGGGTTGGTGACGGATGTATTCCAGCAGGTTCATATGGAACGTTTGCGCGGTAATGCCGGTTTGGGACACGTCCGTTATCCCACAGCGGGCAGTTCGAGCGAATTCGAAGCCCAACCGTTTTATGTCAATTCTCCTTATGGTGTGACTTTGGTACATAACGGCAACTTAACTAACTCCGAAGAGCTCAAAGAAAAACTGTTTAAAGTCGCCCGTCGTCATGTGAATACCAAATCCGATTCCGAAGCCCTGCTTAATATTCTTGCCTATCACATCGATCAAACCGATAAATATCACCTCGCTCCCGAAGACATTTTTACCGCTTTACGCTTAACCAATAAAGATATTCGCGGTGCGTATGCCTGTGTGGCGATGATTATCGGACACGGTTTGGTGGCATTCCGTGATCCGCACGGCATTCGTCCGTTGGTGTTAGGAAAACGGGAAGATAACGGTAAAACGGATTATATGTTTGCTTCCGAATCCGTAGCATTGGACACCGCCGGATTCGAATTCGTACGGGATATTGCACCGGGCGAAGCGGTATATGTCACTTTTGAAGGCGAAATTTATTCGGAAATCTGTGCGCAAGATCCGAAATTGTGTCCCTGTATTTTCGAGTATGTCTACTTTGCCCGCCCGGATTCCACTATTGACGGCGTTTCCGTTTATGCGGCGCGAGTTCATATGGGGGAACGTTTGGGGCAGAAAATTGCCCGAGAATGGGCGGGTGAACAGATTGATGTGGTGATTCCTGTGCCGGAAACGTCGAACGATATTGCATTACGCATTGCCCATGTATTGGGTGTGCCTTATCGTCAAGGTTTCGTGAAAAACCGTTATGTAGGGCGTACGTTTATTATGCCGGGACAAACTCAGCGTGTCAGCGCGGTTCGACGTAAATTAAACACTATTGCGGCGGAATTTAAAGGTAAAAACGTGTTGTTGGTGGATGATTCCATTGTGCGTGGAACTACATCCGAGCAAATTGTGGATATGGCGAGAGCGGCAGGCGCCGACAAAATTTATTTTGCTTCCGCCGCGCCGGAAATTCGTTATCCGAATGTGTACGGTATCGATATGCCGACTAAACACGAACTTATCGCTTACGGTCGTACGACAGAAGAAATTGCCGCGTTAATCGGTGTAGATCGCCTGATTTTCCAAGATCTTTCTTCTCTTGAAATTTCCATTCAGCAAGAAAATCCGCATATACGCGAATTTGATACTTCCGTTTTCACCGGCACTTACGTTACCGGCGACATCACGCTTGAGTATCTGGACGAAGTTGCCGATCAGCGTAATGATAAAGCGAAGAAATAA
- the truA gene encoding tRNA pseudouridine(38-40) synthase TruA, which produces MKIALGVEYNGKRYFGWQRQEKVLSVQEELEKALSFVANEKIDLFCAGRTDSGVHGTGQVVHFETEVVRPERAWAFGTNANLPDDIAVKWAKTADDEFHARFSATARRYRYLIYTNPLRSAVLPEGVTHCHLPLDHEKMHEAGQFLLGENDFSSFRAAQCQSKTPWRNVHHLQVTRHGRYIVVDIQANAFVHHMVRNIVGSLMEVGSGRQPVEWMKWLLEQRNRKLAAPTAKPQGLYLVRVTYPERFGIPLSPLGPLFLPDELV; this is translated from the coding sequence ATGAAAATTGCTTTAGGTGTGGAATATAACGGAAAACGTTATTTCGGTTGGCAGCGGCAGGAAAAAGTCCTGAGCGTGCAGGAAGAATTGGAAAAAGCCTTGTCTTTTGTAGCGAACGAAAAAATCGATCTGTTTTGTGCCGGTCGGACGGACAGCGGTGTACACGGTACGGGGCAAGTAGTGCATTTCGAAACCGAAGTCGTACGTCCCGAAAGAGCTTGGGCATTCGGCACGAATGCCAATTTGCCCGACGATATTGCGGTGAAATGGGCGAAAACCGCAGATGATGAATTTCACGCCCGTTTCAGTGCCACGGCACGTCGTTACCGTTATCTGATTTATACTAATCCTTTGCGTTCCGCCGTATTGCCGGAGGGAGTGACTCATTGCCATTTGCCGCTTGATCATGAAAAAATGCACGAAGCGGGGCAATTTTTACTAGGGGAAAATGATTTTTCGTCTTTCCGCGCGGCACAGTGTCAATCGAAAACACCTTGGCGTAATGTACATCATTTACAGGTGACGCGGCACGGTCGTTATATTGTGGTGGATATTCAGGCGAATGCCTTTGTGCATCATATGGTACGTAATATTGTGGGTAGCCTGATGGAAGTCGGCAGCGGACGGCAGCCTGTGGAATGGATGAAATGGTTGCTGGAACAACGGAATCGCAAGCTTGCCGCTCCGACGGCGAAACCGCAAGGATTATATCTGGTGCGCGTGACTTATCCCGAACGTTTCGGTATTCCGCTTTCGCCCCTTGGGCCGTTATTTTTACCTGACGAGTTAGTATAA
- the yfbV gene encoding terminus macrodomain insulation protein YfbV, producing MAFFQTVKRGQRYLERWPSHPKLAAIFPENRVIGATKFAQKAMPFLAVFAVVWQQLFSKGNNVAFAAAVLTALFALCLPFQGLYWLGKRANTKLPPQSAVKFQEIFSRLKNKGEILTPNEQPDFGDLADLLQKAEKHLGKSFWEEL from the coding sequence ATGGCTTTTTTTCAAACCGTAAAACGCGGTCAGCGGTATCTCGAACGCTGGCCTTCGCACCCTAAATTGGCGGCGATTTTTCCGGAAAACCGGGTAATTGGCGCCACTAAATTCGCACAAAAGGCGATGCCCTTTCTGGCGGTCTTTGCCGTGGTATGGCAGCAGCTTTTTTCCAAAGGTAATAATGTGGCGTTTGCAGCGGCAGTTTTGACCGCACTTTTCGCCTTATGCCTGCCTTTTCAAGGGTTGTATTGGTTAGGGAAGCGGGCTAATACGAAACTGCCGCCGCAAAGTGCGGTCAAATTTCAGGAAATTTTTTCCCGGCTGAAAAACAAAGGGGAAATATTAACACCGAACGAACAACCTGATTTCGGAGATTTGGCCGATCTTTTGCAGAAAGCGGAAAAACATCTGGGAAAAAGCTTTTGGGAAGAACTGTAA
- a CDS encoding CvpA family protein, translated as MIDYIIIAIIAFSIIVSLLRGFVREVMSLASWVVAFIIASQFYPYLADLLTQIESEYIRNGTAIGILFVLSLIVGAVVNYVIGQLVDKTGLSGTDRVLGGCFGFLRGVLIVAALLFFLDTFTNFNQTEMWKTSKLIPHFGFIVEWFFEQLQTNSSFLNLPTTK; from the coding sequence ATGATTGATTATATTATCATCGCAATTATTGCCTTTTCTATCATCGTTAGCCTGCTGCGAGGCTTCGTACGCGAAGTGATGTCTCTGGCAAGTTGGGTGGTGGCGTTTATTATTGCCAGTCAATTTTATCCTTATCTTGCCGATTTACTTACGCAGATAGAATCCGAATATATCCGCAACGGTACGGCTATCGGTATTTTGTTTGTTTTAAGTCTGATTGTGGGCGCCGTAGTGAATTATGTTATCGGGCAATTGGTGGATAAAACCGGTTTATCCGGTACCGATCGCGTATTAGGCGGCTGCTTCGGTTTTTTGCGCGGAGTGCTGATTGTAGCGGCGTTACTGTTTTTCCTTGATACGTTTACCAATTTCAATCAAACGGAAATGTGGAAAACTTCAAAATTGATTCCGCATTTCGGTTTTATTGTGGAATGGTTCTTTGAGCAGCTCCAAACGAATTCCAGTTTCTTAAATTTACCTACAACGAAATAA
- the tehB gene encoding SAM-dependent methyltransferase TehB, giving the protein MKTELISYKKMPIWTKNSLPRMFQEKHNTKSGTWGKITVLKGQLKFYVLAENGEVISDHLFTPANDTPFVEPQVWHRVEAASDDLECYLEFYCTKADYFSKKYNMTATHSEVKAAAERIRPCKTLDLGCGQGRNSLFLSLLGYDVTSRDHNETSLAFLQETAEKENLPVSTALYDINSANIQENYDFILSTVVFMFLNRDAVPSIIQNMQTHTNSGGYNLIVAAMDTADTPCPIPFSFTFKEGELSRYYRDWELIKYNEKPGELHKTDDNGNRIKMKFVTMLARKK; this is encoded by the coding sequence ATGAAAACAGAATTAATCAGCTACAAAAAAATGCCGATATGGACCAAAAACAGCCTGCCCCGAATGTTTCAGGAAAAACACAACACTAAAAGCGGAACTTGGGGCAAAATCACCGTTTTAAAAGGCCAATTAAAATTCTATGTATTAGCGGAAAACGGCGAAGTAATCAGCGACCACCTCTTTACGCCGGCGAATGACACGCCATTCGTCGAACCGCAAGTATGGCACCGCGTAGAAGCGGCGTCCGACGATTTAGAATGTTATCTGGAATTCTATTGTACTAAAGCGGATTACTTCAGCAAAAAATACAATATGACGGCAACCCATTCCGAAGTGAAAGCTGCGGCAGAACGGATTCGACCGTGTAAAACATTGGATTTAGGCTGCGGACAAGGGCGCAATTCGTTATTTTTAAGTCTGTTGGGATACGATGTGACTTCTCGGGATCACAACGAAACCAGTCTGGCATTTTTGCAGGAAACTGCGGAAAAAGAAAATCTTCCTGTTTCCACCGCGCTTTATGACATTAACTCGGCGAATATTCAGGAAAACTACGATTTTATTTTATCTACTGTGGTTTTTATGTTTTTAAACCGCGACGCCGTGCCGTCAATCATTCAAAATATGCAGACCCACACCAACAGCGGCGGTTATAATCTGATTGTCGCCGCCATGGATACGGCCGATACGCCTTGTCCGATTCCGTTTTCTTTCACCTTCAAAGAAGGAGAATTGAGCCGTTATTACCGGGACTGGGAATTAATAAAATATAATGAAAAACCGGGCGAGCTGCATAAGACCGATGACAACGGCAACCGGATTAAAATGAAATTCGTGACCATGTTGGCGCGCAAAAAATAA
- a CDS encoding DedA family protein: MDLLVNFFTDYGYWAVLFVLIICGFGVPIPEDITLVSGGIIAGLYPEEVNVHIMLLVSMIGVLVGDSTMYWLGRIYGIKILRFRPMRRILTLQRLRMVRDKFDQYGNRVLFVARFLPGLRAPIYMVSGITRRVSFVRFLFLDFCAAIISVPVWVYLGEHGANNREWLAEQIKTGQSGIYVIIGLVVLFVGWKIYKARKASKE; this comes from the coding sequence ATGGATTTATTAGTCAATTTTTTTACTGACTACGGCTATTGGGCCGTGTTATTTGTGTTAATTATTTGTGGGTTCGGCGTACCGATTCCGGAGGACATTACCTTGGTTTCCGGCGGGATTATCGCCGGATTATATCCGGAAGAGGTGAATGTACACATTATGCTACTCGTCAGTATGATCGGCGTCTTAGTCGGCGACAGCACCATGTACTGGCTCGGGCGCATTTACGGCATAAAAATCCTGCGCTTCCGTCCGATGCGGCGCATTTTAACCTTACAACGGCTGCGTATGGTGCGGGATAAATTCGATCAATACGGTAACCGCGTATTATTCGTCGCCCGATTTTTACCGGGCCTACGGGCGCCGATTTATATGGTATCCGGCATTACCCGCCGGGTCAGTTTCGTCCGTTTTCTGTTCTTGGATTTCTGTGCCGCCATTATTTCCGTACCGGTTTGGGTATATCTGGGCGAACACGGCGCCAACAATCGGGAATGGCTGGCGGAACAGATAAAAACCGGTCAATCGGGTATCTATGTGATTATCGGTCTGGTTGTGTTATTTGTGGGATGGAAAATTTATAAAGCCCGCAAAGCTTCAAAAGAATAA
- a CDS encoding NAD(P)-binding protein codes for MAKFFLMPEDNYDTKIGVLIDKFVSKVQSFPPGTCPLVVQYASLRSSVSQTCGKCVPCRDGIPQLSILVRKVLDGEGDESTMKQIRELAEMIRDGSDCAIGYQPAFEILDSIEEFKEEYESHIHNKSCLKSVGQKIPCINMCPAHVDIPGYIAHIGDGNYADAVNLIRKDNPLPTACGLVCEHPCEERCRRRLIDDAINIRGLKKYAVDQAAADTVNVPPPLPDTGKKVAVIGGGPAGLTCAYFLAQMGHRVTIFERQKALGGMLRYGIPNYRFPKDRLDQDLNAILSAGNIEVQYGVMVGEDLPIDKIKADYDAMFVGIGAQKGKGLRIEGADANNVFSAVEMLDGIGNGNIPDYSDKVVVVIGGGNVAMDAARSAVRCKAKDVRIVYRRRQDDMTALHAEIEAAIMEGIELITLAAPVAIEKDEQGNCTGLTVQPQMTGPYDHGGRPSPVAVKKPPFTIGCDVILIAVGQDIISQPFEEFGMPANRGVFQSELTTAVPDMPSVFVGGDCATGPSTAIKAIAAGKVAAHNIDEYLGYHHEFPCETKAPEPKENMRIQVGRANITERPAYIRKCDFEHVENPYTYEEAMQEASRCLRCDHFGCGVLQGGRNL; via the coding sequence ATGGCGAAGTTTTTTCTGATGCCGGAGGATAACTACGATACGAAAATCGGTGTGCTCATCGATAAATTCGTCAGTAAAGTCCAGAGTTTTCCGCCCGGTACTTGTCCGTTGGTGGTGCAATATGCGTCTTTGCGTTCATCCGTCAGTCAAACCTGCGGTAAATGCGTGCCTTGTCGCGACGGTATTCCGCAGCTGTCGATTTTAGTAAGAAAAGTGCTGGACGGCGAGGGCGACGAATCTACCATGAAACAGATTCGGGAACTGGCAGAAATGATCCGTGACGGTTCCGACTGTGCCATCGGTTATCAACCTGCTTTTGAGATTCTAGACAGCATTGAAGAATTCAAAGAGGAATACGAAAGCCATATTCATAACAAATCCTGTCTGAAAAGCGTCGGGCAAAAAATTCCATGCATTAATATGTGCCCCGCCCATGTGGATATCCCCGGTTATATCGCCCATATCGGTGACGGTAACTATGCCGATGCCGTTAATCTTATTCGTAAAGATAACCCGCTGCCGACCGCTTGCGGGCTGGTTTGCGAACACCCTTGCGAAGAACGCTGTCGTCGTCGTCTGATTGATGACGCCATTAATATTCGCGGGTTGAAGAAATATGCGGTGGATCAAGCGGCGGCGGATACCGTAAACGTGCCGCCGCCGTTGCCGGATACCGGTAAAAAAGTCGCGGTAATCGGCGGTGGCCCGGCGGGTTTAACCTGCGCTTATTTTCTTGCGCAAATGGGACACCGTGTCACGATTTTCGAACGTCAGAAAGCCTTAGGCGGTATGCTGCGTTACGGTATTCCGAATTATCGTTTCCCGAAAGATCGTTTGGATCAGGATTTGAATGCGATTTTGTCCGCCGGCAATATTGAAGTGCAGTACGGCGTGATGGTCGGCGAAGATTTGCCGATTGATAAAATTAAAGCGGATTATGACGCCATGTTTGTGGGTATCGGTGCGCAAAAAGGTAAAGGCTTGCGCATCGAAGGCGCGGATGCCAATAATGTATTTTCCGCCGTGGAAATGCTGGACGGTATCGGTAACGGTAATATTCCGGATTACAGCGATAAAGTGGTGGTGGTCATTGGCGGCGGTAACGTTGCCATGGATGCGGCTCGCTCGGCTGTGCGGTGTAAAGCCAAAGACGTGCGTATCGTATATCGTCGCCGTCAGGACGATATGACGGCGTTACATGCGGAAATCGAAGCGGCGATTATGGAAGGAATCGAATTAATCACTCTGGCCGCGCCGGTCGCTATCGAAAAAGACGAACAAGGTAACTGCACGGGCTTAACGGTGCAACCGCAAATGACAGGACCTTATGACCACGGCGGTCGTCCGAGTCCGGTGGCGGTGAAAAAACCGCCGTTTACCATCGGTTGCGATGTTATTTTAATTGCGGTAGGGCAGGATATTATCAGCCAACCGTTTGAAGAATTCGGTATGCCGGCAAATCGCGGCGTGTTTCAATCGGAACTGACTACCGCCGTACCGGATATGCCCAGTGTATTTGTAGGCGGAGATTGCGCTACCGGCCCTTCAACGGCGATTAAGGCCATTGCGGCAGGAAAAGTTGCGGCACACAATATTGATGAATATTTGGGTTACCATCACGAATTTCCTTGCGAAACCAAAGCGCCGGAACCTAAGGAGAATATGCGTATCCAGGTCGGTCGCGCGAACATTACGGAACGACCGGCTTACATCCGTAAATGTGATTTTGAACATGTAGAAAATCCGTATACTTACGAAGAAGCTATGCAGGAAGCTTCCCGCTGTCTGCGTTGTGATCATTTCGGTTGTGGAGTGTTACAGGGAGGACGTAATCTATGA
- a CDS encoding ABC transporter ATP-binding protein, with protein sequence MSYIQLTNVMKQFGDVIAIPDLNLSIEKGECFSMLGPSGCGKTTTLRMIAGFEDLDGGEIRVGERLISSKATNYYLPPEKRNFGMVFQAFAVWPHMTVYDNVAFPLALKNLSKQEIEKRTTDALHHTNLLNVALKSPDDLSGGGKQRVALARALALNPDVMLLDEPLSSLDPHLREEMRFEIKALQRKFGFSIIYVTHDQSEAMALSDRIMVMKKGVVEQIDTPLNVYNSPANKFVFNFIGLSNQLNVNLSNLGVSFDGLPEVFNIQPAPSQELITQGKAILATRPSEIDFVGSGGVSGIVKRRSYLGEVVDYSIFIGNQELRVQKGRRDDGPEEGESCQVVFKKLHWYPAE encoded by the coding sequence ATGAGTTATATTCAATTAACCAATGTCATGAAACAATTTGGCGATGTGATTGCTATTCCCGACTTAAATTTGTCCATTGAAAAAGGAGAATGTTTCTCAATGTTAGGGCCTTCCGGTTGTGGTAAAACGACAACGCTTCGAATGATCGCAGGTTTTGAAGACTTGGACGGTGGAGAAATTCGTGTTGGTGAACGGTTAATTTCCTCTAAAGCGACCAATTACTACTTGCCGCCGGAAAAGCGCAATTTTGGTATGGTATTCCAAGCTTTTGCGGTGTGGCCGCATATGACGGTGTATGATAATGTGGCATTTCCGTTGGCGTTAAAAAATCTTTCTAAACAGGAAATTGAAAAACGTACCACGGACGCACTGCATCATACCAATCTGCTCAATGTGGCACTAAAAAGCCCGGATGATTTATCGGGCGGTGGTAAACAGCGTGTTGCCTTGGCACGTGCATTGGCGTTAAATCCGGATGTAATGTTGTTAGACGAACCACTATCCAGTCTTGATCCGCATTTACGTGAGGAAATGCGGTTTGAAATTAAGGCATTACAACGTAAATTCGGTTTTTCTATTATTTACGTAACCCATGATCAATCGGAAGCGATGGCGTTGTCCGACCGCATTATGGTAATGAAAAAAGGTGTGGTGGAGCAAATTGATACTCCGTTGAATGTCTATAACAGCCCGGCGAATAAATTTGTGTTTAATTTCATTGGGTTATCTAATCAGTTAAACGTGAATTTATCTAACCTAGGCGTGTCTTTCGATGGCTTACCGGAGGTATTTAACATCCAACCGGCACCAAGCCAAGAATTAATTACTCAAGGCAAGGCAATTCTCGCTACTCGACCATCAGAAATTGATTTTGTCGGCTCCGGCGGAGTAAGTGGTATTGTCAAACGCCGTTCCTATTTAGGTGAAGTGGTAGATTACAGTATCTTTATCGGCAATCAGGAGTTACGGGTGCAAAAAGGAAGACGTGATGATGGTCCGGAAGAAGGGGAAAGCTGTCAAGTGGTATTCAAAAAATTGCATTGGTACCCGGCAGAATAA
- the secG gene encoding preprotein translocase subunit SecG, which yields MYSVLLFVYLIISIVMIGLILIQQGKGADTGASFGGGASGTVFGSAGSANFLSRSTSLLAVAFFVISIVIGNINAHRNNVEQGKFDDLSQAAQQVEQQQQKTVAPAVENKNADIPQN from the coding sequence ATGTATAGCGTTTTATTATTTGTTTATTTAATTATTTCAATCGTGATGATTGGCTTAATTTTAATTCAGCAAGGCAAAGGTGCTGATACCGGTGCATCCTTTGGCGGCGGCGCGTCCGGTACGGTTTTCGGTTCAGCCGGTTCCGCAAACTTTTTATCTCGTTCGACCAGTCTCTTAGCGGTTGCGTTTTTTGTCATCAGCATCGTTATCGGGAACATTAATGCGCACCGTAATAATGTTGAACAAGGCAAATTCGACGATTTATCACAAGCCGCTCAACAGGTTGAACAGCAACAACAAAAAACCGTTGCACCCGCGGTAGAAAATAAAAACGCAGATATTCCTCAAAATTAA
- a CDS encoding DNA topoisomerase III, with amino-acid sequence MRLFVAEKPSLARAIADVLPKPHSRGDGFIRCGENDYVTWCVGHLLEQAEPDAYNPSYKQWRLEHLPIVPQKWQLIPRKEVAKQLKIVEKLIHQADELVNAGDPDREGQLLVDEVFSYADLPADKKDKIQRCLVSDLNPNAVEKAVNKLQPNRNFIPLATSALARARADWLYGINMTRAYTIRGRQAGYNGVLSVGRVQTPVLGLIVRRDLEIENFRPKDFFEVLAQIKSEQNPTALSFTALWQPSKACEDYQDEDGRVLSRALAENVIKRITRQPAEVTAYEDKREKQTAPLPYSLSALQIDAAKRFALSAQDVLDTCQSLYEKHKLITYPRSDCRYLPNEHFADRHAVMNAISVHCTAYQTLPSAVNSEQKNRCWNDKKVEAHHAIIPTAKNRAVSLTAREQDIYGLIARQYLMQFCPDAEYRKSKITLNIAGGTFIAQARNLQIAGWKELIGKEDDDEQLEAPLPVVKKGQMLFCEKGEIVSKKTQPPKPFTDATLLSAMTGIARFVQDKELKKILRETDGLGTEATRAGIIELLFKRGFLYKKGRNIHSTEAGRILIQALPDLATQPDMTAQWEAQLNGISQKETSYQSFMFQLTQMLPELVQFVNFSALRRLSAVADRPKPTFKRKARKTADKSAVKSV; translated from the coding sequence ATGCGATTATTTGTTGCTGAAAAACCCAGTCTGGCCCGCGCTATCGCCGATGTTCTGCCGAAACCGCACAGTCGCGGCGACGGTTTTATTCGCTGCGGCGAAAACGATTATGTAACGTGGTGCGTGGGACATTTACTGGAACAGGCGGAACCCGATGCCTACAACCCCAGCTACAAACAATGGCGGTTGGAACATTTACCTATCGTGCCGCAAAAATGGCAACTGATTCCCCGGAAAGAAGTGGCTAAACAGCTGAAAATCGTAGAAAAGCTGATTCACCAGGCGGACGAACTGGTTAACGCCGGCGACCCTGATCGGGAAGGTCAGTTATTGGTGGACGAAGTGTTCAGTTACGCCGATTTGCCGGCGGATAAAAAAGATAAAATTCAGCGTTGCTTAGTGAGCGATCTCAACCCGAATGCGGTGGAAAAAGCCGTTAATAAGCTACAACCGAACCGCAATTTTATTCCTTTAGCGACCTCCGCACTCGCCCGCGCCCGCGCCGACTGGCTGTACGGTATCAATATGACGCGCGCCTACACCATTCGCGGACGTCAAGCCGGCTACAACGGCGTACTGTCCGTTGGACGCGTGCAAACGCCCGTGTTAGGACTCATTGTGCGACGCGATCTGGAAATCGAAAATTTTCGACCGAAAGATTTTTTTGAAGTACTGGCGCAGATAAAAAGCGAACAAAATCCGACCGCACTTTCCTTCACCGCCTTGTGGCAACCTTCCAAAGCCTGCGAAGATTATCAGGATGAAGACGGACGCGTGCTTTCCCGCGCTTTAGCGGAAAATGTGATTAAGCGCATTACTCGGCAACCGGCGGAAGTAACGGCATACGAAGATAAACGGGAAAAGCAAACCGCACCGCTGCCCTATTCGCTTTCCGCTTTACAAATCGACGCGGCAAAACGTTTTGCTCTTTCCGCGCAGGATGTGTTGGACACCTGCCAGAGTTTGTACGAAAAGCACAAGCTGATTACCTATCCGCGTTCCGATTGCCGTTATCTGCCGAACGAACATTTTGCCGATCGTCATGCGGTGATGAACGCCATTTCCGTACATTGTACGGCATATCAAACGCTGCCGAGTGCGGTGAATTCCGAACAAAAAAACCGTTGCTGGAACGATAAAAAAGTGGAAGCACACCACGCTATTATTCCGACGGCAAAAAACCGTGCGGTAAGTTTAACCGCGCGGGAACAAGACATTTACGGTTTGATTGCCCGACAATATCTCATGCAGTTCTGCCCGGACGCCGAATACCGCAAAAGTAAAATCACCCTGAATATTGCAGGCGGCACCTTTATTGCGCAGGCGCGAAATTTACAGATAGCCGGCTGGAAAGAATTAATCGGCAAAGAAGATGACGACGAGCAACTTGAAGCGCCTTTGCCTGTGGTGAAAAAAGGGCAAATGCTGTTTTGCGAGAAAGGCGAGATCGTCAGCAAGAAAACCCAACCGCCCAAACCGTTTACGGATGCGACATTGCTTTCCGCCATGACGGGTATCGCCCGTTTCGTACAGGATAAAGAACTGAAAAAAATCCTGCGTGAAACCGACGGTTTAGGCACGGAAGCCACCCGGGCCGGTATTATCGAACTGTTATTCAAACGCGGATTTCTGTATAAAAAAGGGCGTAACATTCACAGTACCGAAGCAGGACGTATTCTGATTCAGGCATTGCCGGATCTGGCGACCCAGCCCGATATGACGGCACAATGGGAAGCACAGCTAAACGGCATCAGTCAAAAAGAAACCAGTTATCAGTCTTTCATGTTTCAACTGACTCAAATGCTGCCGGAGTTGGTGCAATTCGTGAATTTTTCCGCCCTGCGCCGACTGAGTGCCGTTGCCGACCGACCAAAGCCGACATTCAAACGCAAAGCAAGAAAAACAGCCGATAAAAGTGCGGTCAAATCCGTTTAG
- the rplY gene encoding 50S ribosomal protein L25 produces the protein MAFKFNAEVRTAQGKGASRRLRHNGQIPAIVYGGSEAPVSIVLNHDELNNAQVHDSFYSDVITLVIDGKEVAVKVQAMQRHPFKPKLVHIDFKRA, from the coding sequence ATGGCATTTAAATTTAACGCTGAAGTTCGTACAGCGCAAGGTAAGGGTGCGAGCCGCCGCCTGCGTCATAACGGTCAAATTCCTGCAATCGTGTACGGTGGCAGCGAAGCGCCGGTTTCAATCGTATTAAACCACGATGAATTAAACAACGCACAAGTACACGATTCTTTTTATTCGGACGTAATCACTTTAGTGATCGACGGTAAAGAAGTTGCAGTAAAAGTTCAGGCAATGCAACGTCATCCGTTCAAACCGAAATTAGTACATATCGACTTCAAACGTGCTTAA